A single genomic interval of Agarivorans aestuarii harbors:
- a CDS encoding manganese-dependent inorganic pyrophosphatase has protein sequence MLVLGHTNPDCDSIAGAISLAELLTKQGTPATAIAQGEPNPEAKFLLDKIGFAAPEVRNEIAGEDVWLIDYSDWGQAPKDAKKANIRGIVDHHKLGDITTAEPLECWIRPVGCSCTIVYSMYQASNITPSKEAATLMLGAILSDTVKFNSPTFTPVDREAAEALAKLAGVADIEAFADEQFAAKSDVASVPADELVLRDQKVYEINGKQFAIAQLELTSVKPVLARLDELEAALVALKQANNYHTALVLLTDITSLNSTGLICSDEAALVASTLGGTIEGSVIDLPGVVSRKKQVMPPLQREFDVV, from the coding sequence ATGTTAGTTTTAGGACATACTAATCCAGACTGCGACAGTATTGCGGGTGCAATATCGTTAGCAGAATTATTAACCAAGCAAGGCACACCAGCAACAGCGATTGCTCAAGGTGAGCCTAACCCTGAAGCCAAATTTCTCTTAGACAAAATTGGTTTTGCTGCACCTGAAGTGCGTAACGAAATTGCCGGCGAAGATGTATGGCTAATTGACTACTCTGATTGGGGGCAAGCGCCCAAAGACGCGAAAAAAGCTAACATTCGCGGAATTGTCGATCACCATAAGCTAGGTGATATCACTACTGCTGAGCCTTTAGAGTGTTGGATCCGCCCAGTAGGATGTAGCTGTACAATTGTTTATAGCATGTACCAAGCGTCTAACATCACGCCAAGTAAAGAAGCTGCAACCTTAATGTTAGGTGCTATCTTAAGTGATACGGTCAAGTTTAATTCTCCTACATTTACTCCAGTAGATCGCGAAGCGGCAGAAGCGTTGGCCAAGTTAGCCGGTGTTGCTGACATCGAAGCATTTGCCGACGAGCAATTTGCGGCTAAATCAGACGTTGCGTCTGTACCCGCAGATGAGTTGGTACTTAGAGACCAAAAAGTCTATGAGATTAACGGTAAGCAATTTGCTATTGCTCAACTAGAACTTACTTCAGTTAAGCCAGTGCTTGCGCGTTTGGATGAACTAGAAGCAGCCTTAGTGGCGCTTAAGCAAGCAAATAACTACCATACAGCTCTGGTACTGTTAACTGACATTACTAGCCTAAACTCTACGGGCTTAATCTGTAGTGACGAAGCCGCTCTAGTTGCGTCTACCTTAGGTGGGACTATAGAAGGTTCGGTTATTGATTTACCTGGCGTAGTAAGCCGTAAGAAACAGGTTATGCCACCGCTTCAACGTGAGTTTGATGTAGTCTAA
- a CDS encoding glutamate synthase subunit beta produces the protein MANPTGFMEIDRKLSTDRDPAERLIDWLEVKTPMSEEAVKDQASRCMDCGIPFCHSGDSDYAPRVAGCPINNLIPEWNDLVYRGRWKDAIDRLHKTNNFPEFTGRVCPAPCEDSCVLGINAPPVTIKSQEVNIIERAFKEGWVKPNIPAKRSGKTVAIVGSGPAGLAAAAQLNSAGHKVTVFERADRVGGLLMYGIPNMKLQKEIVERRIEIMREEGIVFKTSVEVGKDISINRLNEDFDALLLATGATVPRDLPVEGRQLNGVHFAMEFLGKNTKSLLDSNLEDGRYISAKDKHVVVIGGGDTGTDCVGTSLRHGCKNVMQLEIMPQPPQERAQDNPWPEFKRTLKRDYGQDEAIAIQGEDPRRYLVMTQKMVGDEQGNVTEVHTTKINWTKNANGQMIPEPVKGSEEVIKADLVLLAMGFMGPEAGIIDELGVEKDARSNAKATYGEYATNVKGVFAAGDARRGQSLIVWAINEGRGAAQAVDTFLMGKSYLPK, from the coding sequence ATGGCAAATCCAACGGGATTTATGGAAATAGACAGGAAGCTATCGACAGACCGCGACCCAGCAGAGCGTTTGATAGATTGGCTAGAAGTTAAAACGCCTATGAGCGAAGAAGCGGTTAAAGACCAAGCTTCTCGCTGTATGGATTGTGGTATTCCTTTTTGTCATTCTGGTGACTCAGACTACGCACCACGCGTAGCTGGGTGTCCAATTAACAACTTGATTCCAGAGTGGAATGACCTGGTATACCGTGGTCGCTGGAAGGATGCGATTGACCGTTTACACAAAACCAATAACTTCCCGGAGTTTACTGGGCGAGTATGTCCAGCTCCATGTGAAGACTCTTGTGTACTAGGTATTAATGCTCCACCAGTAACCATTAAGAGCCAAGAAGTTAACATTATTGAGCGTGCATTTAAGGAAGGTTGGGTTAAACCTAACATTCCAGCTAAACGCAGCGGCAAAACAGTCGCCATTGTAGGCTCTGGCCCTGCTGGCTTAGCAGCGGCTGCTCAGTTAAATTCTGCTGGTCATAAAGTAACAGTGTTTGAACGTGCTGACCGAGTTGGTGGCTTATTAATGTACGGTATTCCGAACATGAAGCTGCAAAAAGAAATCGTTGAGCGTCGTATCGAAATCATGCGTGAAGAAGGCATCGTATTTAAAACCTCAGTAGAAGTGGGTAAAGACATTTCTATTAACCGTTTGAACGAAGACTTCGATGCATTATTGCTAGCTACTGGCGCAACGGTTCCACGTGACCTGCCTGTAGAGGGTCGCCAGTTAAACGGCGTTCACTTTGCGATGGAGTTCTTAGGTAAAAATACTAAGAGCTTGCTAGATAGCAACCTAGAAGACGGCCGTTACATTAGCGCCAAAGATAAGCACGTTGTGGTTATTGGTGGTGGTGATACAGGTACTGACTGTGTGGGTACTTCACTGCGTCACGGTTGTAAGAACGTCATGCAGCTTGAGATTATGCCTCAGCCTCCGCAAGAACGTGCTCAAGACAACCCTTGGCCAGAATTTAAGCGCACCTTAAAGCGTGACTACGGTCAAGACGAAGCGATTGCCATTCAAGGTGAAGATCCGCGTCGTTACCTAGTTATGACCCAGAAAATGGTGGGTGATGAGCAAGGTAACGTGACGGAAGTTCATACTACCAAGATCAACTGGACGAAAAACGCTAACGGCCAAATGATTCCTGAACCAGTGAAAGGCAGTGAAGAAGTCATTAAAGCAGACTTAGTGTTGCTAGCTATGGGCTTCATGGGACCAGAAGCAGGTATTATTGACGAACTAGGTGTTGAAAAAGACGCTCGTTCAAATGCTAAAGCAACCTACGGTGAATACGCCACAAATGTTAAAGGTGTGTTTGCAGCTGGTGATGCGCGTCGTGGTCAAAGTTTGATTGTTTGGGCAATCAACGAAGGTCGTGGTGCAGCACAAGCCGTTGATACCTTCTTAATGGGTAAGAGCTACTTACCTAAGTAA
- a CDS encoding FUSC family membrane protein encodes MVLNLKLDPSKLNWTIACKAAGLAMFILSLGLVFNLDIALTATLGVVAAGLADSPDFYQHRVQSTLLMMGSFSLASISVTLLFPWPWLFAIGLFCSTYLFMRMPVLGQKYGAISLCSLIIAIYTMLGYNTYDNPWLQPFWLVVGALSYALLSLLINALYPTRWLDKQLDQVFKQISLYQLTKTRLFQREANITDIQVKLTAQSADIAEQLGVIRHGLYVYQQRNKQHVGSSQMDRFFKAQLLHERLSSSHLDYQRLQRVLPRTLLADTRAVLVRIARMIGAKHLDQSAEQELITAVDSLETARANLKDVPPRFAYMLKNLHKVVALCFHEQHFPEPEQSFSPFTRISVKQYLSQAVDLSMSVNRHALRMATLMLLAYGLIQLSGDEHAYWLMLSCLLVVKPNYHDTKKRVDKRVYGTIAGVGVAAALSYLQLPDIALTSLIPGLVMLFFLFFHFNYAISVAMITVFVAISLDLQGYPANEALVVRALVTVIGALMAMAALRYLWPDWQHKQSRKIISQLFANIANYQTAIFNQYFNADVEETTDFRLSRYHAYQSEAELVRHWQYMLAEPSRKQRLSPDLYQLVGLSHHLLSHLSALSTHRTQLQSNQAAERLASLGELIQDELQLMHDYLLLKGPNRPIVQANNDAFTRAINQLLPQLVGNELLIAYQLQLIGKDLKKIRQLLVNGKW; translated from the coding sequence ATGGTACTTAATCTTAAACTAGACCCTTCCAAACTTAATTGGACCATAGCCTGCAAAGCAGCTGGCTTAGCTATGTTTATTCTTAGCTTGGGCTTAGTGTTTAATTTAGATATTGCCTTAACTGCAACACTTGGCGTAGTTGCTGCAGGCTTAGCCGACAGCCCAGATTTTTATCAACATCGCGTTCAAAGCACGCTATTGATGATGGGTAGCTTTTCCCTAGCCAGTATCTCAGTTACCTTGTTATTTCCCTGGCCTTGGCTGTTCGCCATAGGTTTATTTTGCTCTACCTATTTGTTTATGCGAATGCCGGTACTAGGGCAAAAGTACGGTGCCATTTCCCTCTGTTCGTTAATCATCGCTATTTACACCATGCTGGGGTACAACACCTACGACAACCCTTGGTTACAACCGTTTTGGTTAGTGGTTGGCGCATTAAGCTACGCCCTACTCTCGCTGTTAATCAATGCACTTTACCCAACGCGTTGGCTAGACAAACAACTAGACCAAGTATTTAAACAAATTAGTCTTTATCAATTAACTAAAACCCGCTTGTTTCAACGTGAAGCCAACATCACTGACATACAAGTAAAGTTAACAGCTCAAAGCGCCGATATTGCTGAGCAATTAGGTGTGATTCGCCATGGTCTTTATGTTTACCAACAGCGCAACAAACAGCATGTGGGGTCCAGCCAAATGGACCGATTCTTCAAAGCTCAACTACTGCATGAACGTTTAAGCTCTTCACACCTAGACTACCAACGTTTGCAACGCGTATTACCAAGAACTTTACTCGCTGACACGCGCGCAGTTTTAGTTCGAATAGCGCGGATGATTGGCGCAAAACATCTTGATCAAAGTGCAGAACAAGAGTTAATTACCGCGGTAGATAGTTTAGAAACAGCGCGTGCAAACCTTAAAGATGTACCACCACGTTTTGCCTACATGCTAAAAAACCTACATAAGGTAGTAGCCCTGTGTTTTCACGAACAACATTTCCCCGAGCCTGAACAAAGCTTTTCACCTTTTACTCGAATATCAGTTAAACAATACCTGTCACAAGCCGTCGATCTCAGCATGAGCGTTAATCGCCACGCCTTACGAATGGCTACGCTTATGCTGCTCGCCTACGGCCTCATTCAACTATCGGGCGACGAACATGCATATTGGCTAATGTTAAGTTGTTTGCTTGTGGTGAAACCTAATTATCACGACACCAAAAAGCGCGTCGATAAAAGGGTATATGGCACTATTGCTGGGGTTGGTGTTGCAGCCGCACTAAGTTACCTGCAACTGCCCGACATCGCTCTTACCTCACTGATACCCGGCCTTGTCATGCTATTCTTTTTGTTCTTTCACTTTAATTACGCAATATCGGTGGCGATGATTACGGTGTTTGTTGCCATATCTCTCGACCTTCAAGGGTACCCCGCTAACGAAGCCTTGGTAGTTCGAGCCTTAGTCACAGTGATAGGTGCTCTAATGGCAATGGCGGCGCTTCGCTATTTGTGGCCAGATTGGCAACACAAGCAAAGCCGCAAAATTATCAGTCAGTTGTTTGCTAATATAGCTAACTACCAAACCGCTATTTTCAACCAGTATTTTAATGCTGATGTTGAAGAGACCACTGATTTTAGGCTGAGTCGCTACCACGCTTATCAAAGCGAGGCTGAACTAGTTCGACATTGGCAATACATGCTTGCAGAGCCCAGCCGCAAGCAACGCTTATCACCAGACTTATATCAGCTCGTTGGCTTAAGCCATCACTTGTTATCGCATCTCTCCGCACTGTCAACTCACCGCACCCAACTGCAATCAAATCAAGCGGCTGAGCGCTTGGCTAGTTTAGGTGAGCTAATTCAAGACGAATTGCAGTTAATGCACGATTACTTATTACTTAAAGGGCCAAACCGACCCATAGTGCAAGCAAACAATGATGCATTTACCCGAGCAATTAACCAACTTCTTCCCCAGTTAGTCGGCAACGAGCTATTGATTGCTTACCAACTGCAGTTAATCGGCAAAGACTTAAAGAAAATTCGTCAACTACTAGTAAATGGTAAGTGGTAG
- the gltB gene encoding glutamate synthase large subunit, whose protein sequence is MTNITQHNKSLYRPEFEHDSCGIGFVAHLKGRKSHDVIENALTMLTCMEHRGGTGCDVDSGDGAGILIQLPHEFFNEEVTKLGFSLPKPGEYGVGMVYFPAGEAIRRECREILNRNIEKLGLTLLGYRVVPKDNSSLGQASLDNEPQIEQVFIARPADLDQQVFERKLFVLRKYTLHIADATVAGVDEDFYMASMSSRTIVYKGQLTTAQVRKYYLDLQDSRVVSAIAMFHSRFSTNTFPAWRLAQPFRYIAHNGEINTVKGNVNWMRARESLLASVNFSKEELDMINPVCDISRSDSANLDMCVELLVLSGRPLEQVMMMVVPEAWQTQDDMDPVKRAFYEYYSCIMEPWDGPASISFTDGKVIGATLDRNGLRPSRYLVTDDGLVVMGSETGALVVDQSKVVQKGRLQPGKIFIADLEQGRIVADDEVKHTVCSSQPYGKWVEENKIVLDDLPLPEGYDRFATQHSLEKRQKAFGYSQEDINAVLKPMVGTSKEPLGAMGTDTPLAILSDKNPHLSHYFKQLFAQVTNPPIDPIREEMVMSLRTYVGADLNLLEETPLHCRKVEIKQPVLTNDQLAKLRSIDHNHFQAATIHTTFHASGAENELEKALERICRHAKDAVDDGFSILILSDRKVDSDHAAVPSVLATAAVHHYLIREGIRAHADLIVESGDIRETHHLATVLGYGAAAVNPYLAIETLLDMRDQAIIESSLSNDEVVERYTKAVNSGLLKIFSKMGISTLQSYQGAQIFEALGINSEVVKKYFTGTVTRIEGLSLDGIATEALNRHREGFPADDNPFSDLILKTGGEYAWRKEGERHLFNPTTIRLLQNASSTNDYKVFKEYAANVDNQAKEAFTLRGLLKFKSDRESVPLSEVESAETILKRFATGAMSFGSISWEAHTTLAIAMNRIGGKSNSGEGGEDPIRFKPMENGDSMISKIKQVASGRFGVTSHYLANAEELQIKMAQGAKPGEGGQLPGDKVDAWIGKTRGSTPGVGLISPPPHHDIYSIEDLAQLIYDLKNANRDARINVKLVSEAGVGTIASGVCKGYADVVLIAGYDGGTGASPLSSIKHAGLPWELGLAETHQTLIQNKLRSRITVQADGQLKTPRDLAVATLLGAEEWGVATAALVVEGCTMMRKCHLNTCPVGIATQDRRLRERYAGQVDHVVNFFKMMVEGLREIMAELGFRSINEMVGQSQCLTPRTDVDHWKYKGVDLSPILYKADDSGNETLYCSQEQKHLIHDIVDRQLIKDAAKALESGEEVSLKSEIINTNRSVGTMLSNEISKRYGAEGLPEDTIKVKFNGSAGQSFGTFAAKGIKFELEGDANDYFGKGLSGAKLVVYPDASAPFEARKNIIVGNVAFFGGTSGEAYIRGIAGERFCVRNSGVTAIVEGVGDHGCEYMTGGKAVILGETGRNFAAGMSGGVAYVLDRNKQFASRCNMEMVKLGGVEDGAEAAELKALIENHLEQTGSDVAKELLGDWDNALSMFVRVMPTDYERMQNYMKEAKATGEHETDYDVAVAAFDMHLDSVAQAKKAKAEQAKQKAEAV, encoded by the coding sequence ATGACAAACATAACTCAACACAATAAGAGCCTTTATAGGCCAGAATTCGAACACGATAGCTGTGGTATCGGATTCGTTGCCCATTTAAAAGGGCGTAAAAGTCATGATGTGATCGAAAACGCATTAACCATGCTTACTTGCATGGAGCATCGTGGTGGTACTGGTTGTGACGTAGATAGTGGAGACGGCGCCGGTATTCTCATTCAGCTTCCTCATGAGTTTTTTAACGAAGAAGTAACAAAATTGGGCTTCAGCTTACCTAAACCAGGTGAGTATGGCGTGGGTATGGTTTACTTCCCTGCTGGTGAAGCTATTCGTCGCGAATGTCGCGAGATACTAAACCGTAACATTGAAAAACTAGGCCTAACCTTATTAGGTTACCGCGTAGTTCCAAAAGACAACTCTAGTCTAGGTCAAGCATCTCTAGATAATGAGCCGCAAATTGAACAAGTTTTCATTGCGCGTCCAGCTGACTTAGACCAGCAAGTTTTCGAACGTAAGCTATTTGTTTTACGTAAATACACTCTGCACATCGCTGACGCGACTGTTGCCGGTGTAGACGAAGATTTCTATATGGCGTCTATGTCGTCACGTACCATTGTGTATAAGGGTCAGTTAACTACGGCTCAAGTTCGCAAGTATTACTTAGATCTTCAAGACTCTCGTGTGGTTTCGGCAATTGCCATGTTCCACTCGCGTTTCTCTACTAACACCTTCCCAGCATGGCGCTTAGCACAGCCGTTCCGTTACATTGCACATAATGGTGAAATTAACACTGTTAAAGGTAACGTAAACTGGATGCGCGCACGTGAGTCTTTGCTTGCGAGTGTAAACTTCAGCAAAGAAGAACTGGATATGATCAATCCAGTTTGTGATATCTCTCGCTCAGACTCTGCAAACCTAGACATGTGTGTAGAGCTACTTGTATTAAGTGGTCGTCCGCTTGAACAAGTAATGATGATGGTTGTGCCAGAAGCATGGCAAACTCAAGATGACATGGACCCGGTGAAGCGTGCCTTCTACGAGTACTACTCTTGCATCATGGAACCATGGGATGGCCCAGCTTCAATTTCATTTACCGATGGTAAAGTAATTGGCGCAACACTTGACCGTAACGGCTTACGTCCTTCTCGTTACCTAGTAACCGATGATGGTTTAGTGGTAATGGGCTCTGAAACCGGTGCATTGGTTGTAGATCAATCTAAAGTGGTTCAAAAAGGCCGCTTGCAACCAGGTAAAATCTTCATCGCCGATCTTGAACAAGGTCGCATTGTTGCTGATGATGAAGTTAAACACACAGTGTGTTCTAGCCAGCCTTATGGCAAATGGGTAGAAGAAAACAAGATTGTTTTAGATGATCTTCCTTTACCAGAAGGTTACGACCGTTTTGCTACGCAGCACAGCCTAGAGAAACGTCAAAAAGCATTTGGCTACAGCCAAGAAGATATTAACGCGGTATTAAAGCCGATGGTTGGTACTTCTAAAGAACCACTTGGTGCAATGGGAACAGATACGCCGCTAGCGATTTTATCTGATAAAAACCCACACTTATCGCATTACTTTAAGCAATTGTTTGCTCAGGTAACTAACCCGCCAATCGACCCAATTCGTGAAGAAATGGTAATGTCACTACGTACATACGTAGGTGCGGACTTAAACTTACTTGAAGAAACGCCGCTGCATTGTCGTAAAGTTGAGATTAAGCAACCAGTATTAACTAACGACCAGTTAGCTAAGCTACGTAGCATTGATCACAATCACTTCCAAGCTGCGACTATTCATACTACTTTCCACGCCTCTGGTGCAGAAAATGAGTTAGAAAAAGCGCTTGAGCGTATTTGTCGTCATGCTAAAGATGCGGTAGATGATGGTTTCTCAATTCTAATCTTGAGTGACCGTAAAGTAGATAGTGACCACGCCGCAGTGCCGTCAGTACTTGCTACAGCAGCAGTTCACCACTACTTAATTCGTGAAGGCATTCGTGCTCACGCAGACCTCATTGTTGAGTCTGGCGATATTCGCGAAACCCACCATTTAGCAACTGTATTAGGTTATGGCGCAGCAGCGGTTAACCCATACCTAGCAATTGAAACGCTTCTTGATATGCGCGACCAAGCAATTATCGAAAGCAGCCTAAGTAACGATGAAGTTGTTGAGCGCTACACTAAAGCAGTGAATAGCGGTTTGCTAAAAATCTTCTCGAAGATGGGTATTTCTACACTTCAGTCTTACCAAGGTGCGCAAATCTTTGAAGCGCTAGGTATTAACTCTGAAGTAGTGAAAAAATACTTCACCGGTACAGTGACCCGTATCGAAGGTTTAAGCTTAGACGGCATCGCTACAGAAGCACTAAACCGTCACCGTGAAGGTTTCCCTGCAGACGACAACCCATTCAGTGATCTAATCCTGAAAACGGGTGGTGAGTACGCTTGGCGTAAAGAGGGTGAACGTCACCTATTTAACCCAACAACGATTCGTTTGCTACAAAATGCTTCGTCGACTAACGACTACAAGGTGTTTAAAGAATACGCTGCAAACGTAGATAACCAAGCTAAAGAAGCGTTCACGCTACGTGGTTTACTGAAGTTTAAATCAGACCGTGAAAGTGTACCGCTAAGCGAAGTTGAATCAGCAGAAACAATTCTTAAGCGTTTTGCTACTGGTGCAATGAGCTTTGGTTCTATTTCTTGGGAAGCACACACCACACTAGCAATTGCTATGAACCGCATTGGCGGTAAGAGTAACTCTGGTGAGGGCGGTGAAGACCCAATTCGCTTTAAGCCTATGGAAAATGGCGACTCAATGATCTCTAAGATCAAACAGGTTGCTTCTGGTCGCTTTGGTGTAACTAGCCATTACTTGGCCAATGCTGAAGAGCTTCAGATCAAGATGGCGCAGGGTGCTAAACCAGGCGAGGGTGGTCAGTTACCAGGTGATAAAGTTGATGCTTGGATCGGTAAAACTCGTGGTTCAACGCCAGGTGTTGGTCTAATTTCACCACCTCCACACCACGATATTTACTCAATCGAAGATTTAGCCCAGCTAATCTACGATTTGAAAAATGCTAACCGCGATGCACGTATTAACGTTAAGTTAGTATCAGAAGCGGGTGTAGGTACAATTGCTTCTGGTGTATGTAAAGGCTACGCCGACGTAGTACTTATCGCAGGTTATGACGGTGGTACTGGTGCTTCTCCACTTAGCTCAATTAAACACGCGGGTCTACCGTGGGAGTTAGGTCTAGCAGAAACGCATCAAACGCTAATTCAAAATAAACTACGTAGCCGTATTACTGTACAGGCCGATGGTCAACTTAAAACACCACGCGATTTAGCTGTAGCAACTTTGCTAGGTGCTGAAGAGTGGGGCGTTGCAACTGCAGCTCTAGTAGTAGAAGGTTGTACCATGATGCGTAAGTGTCACTTGAACACTTGTCCGGTAGGTATTGCTACTCAGGACCGTCGTTTACGCGAGCGTTACGCAGGTCAAGTTGACCACGTTGTTAACTTCTTCAAGATGATGGTTGAAGGCTTACGTGAGATTATGGCTGAGCTAGGCTTCCGCTCAATTAATGAGATGGTAGGTCAAAGCCAATGTCTAACGCCACGTACCGATGTAGACCATTGGAAATACAAAGGTGTGGACTTATCGCCAATCCTTTATAAAGCTGATGATAGCGGTAACGAAACACTTTACTGCAGCCAAGAGCAGAAACACTTAATTCACGACATCGTGGATCGTCAATTGATTAAAGACGCTGCTAAGGCGCTTGAGAGTGGCGAAGAAGTATCTCTGAAATCAGAGATCATCAATACCAACCGTAGTGTTGGTACTATGTTGTCGAACGAAATATCTAAGCGTTATGGCGCTGAAGGCCTACCAGAAGACACGATTAAAGTGAAATTCAACGGTAGTGCAGGTCAAAGCTTCGGTACTTTTGCCGCTAAAGGTATTAAGTTTGAACTTGAAGGCGATGCCAACGATTACTTCGGTAAAGGTTTATCTGGCGCCAAATTAGTGGTTTATCCAGATGCAAGCGCACCGTTCGAAGCACGTAAAAACATCATTGTTGGTAACGTAGCCTTCTTTGGTGGTACTTCTGGTGAAGCTTATATTCGCGGTATAGCTGGCGAGCGTTTCTGTGTTCGTAACTCTGGTGTAACAGCTATTGTTGAAGGCGTAGGTGACCACGGTTGTGAATACATGACCGGTGGTAAAGCGGTAATTCTTGGTGAAACGGGTCGTAACTTCGCAGCTGGTATGTCTGGCGGTGTAGCGTACGTATTAGACCGTAACAAGCAATTTGCCTCACGTTGTAACATGGAAATGGTTAAGCTAGGCGGCGTTGAAGACGGAGCTGAAGCAGCCGAGCTAAAAGCATTAATCGAGAATCACTTAGAGCAAACTGGCTCTGATGTAGCAAAAGAATTGCTAGGTGATTGGGATAACGCACTTAGCATGTTCGTTCGTGTAATGCCTACCGATTACGAGCGTATGCAGAACTACATGAAAGAAGCTAAAGCTACTGGTGAGCATGAAACGGATTACGATGTAGCTGTAGCTGCATTCGATATGCACCTTGATAGCGTAGCGCAAGCGAAAAAAGCCAAGGCTGAACAAGCCAAACAAAAAGCTGAAGCGGTTTAG
- the uvrY gene encoding UvrY/SirA/GacA family response regulator transcription factor, which yields MINVFLVDDHELVRTGIRRILEDVRGFKVVGEAESGEKAVQWCRNNQANVILMDMNMPGIGGLEATRKILRYDPDAKIIVLTIHTENPFPTKVMQAGACGYLTKSAGPDEMLQAIRAVNVGQRYLSPEIAQQMALSQFNPAEDNPFQSLSERELQIMLMITKGEKVTDISDQLSLSPKTVNSYRYRLFSKLNISGDVELTHLAIRHGMIDTDKL from the coding sequence TTGATAAACGTATTTCTGGTTGATGATCATGAACTAGTGCGTACAGGGATCCGTCGCATTTTAGAAGACGTTCGAGGATTTAAAGTGGTTGGTGAAGCCGAGAGCGGAGAGAAAGCCGTTCAGTGGTGCAGAAACAACCAAGCCAACGTAATCTTAATGGATATGAATATGCCTGGAATCGGCGGCTTAGAGGCTACCCGCAAGATATTGCGCTACGATCCAGATGCTAAGATTATCGTATTAACCATTCATACCGAAAATCCATTTCCTACCAAGGTTATGCAGGCTGGTGCGTGTGGCTATTTAACGAAAAGCGCCGGCCCAGACGAAATGCTACAAGCGATTCGTGCGGTGAATGTAGGCCAGCGTTACCTATCGCCAGAAATCGCCCAACAAATGGCCTTGAGTCAGTTTAATCCTGCTGAAGATAATCCGTTTCAAAGTCTCTCAGAGCGTGAGCTACAGATAATGTTAATGATTACCAAAGGCGAAAAGGTTACCGACATTTCTGATCAGTTAAGCTTAAGTCCTAAAACGGTTAACTCTTATCGTTACCGCTTGTTCAGCAAGCTTAATATTAGCGGTGATGTAGAGTTAACTCACTTAGCCATTCGCCACGGCATGATTGATACCGACAAGCTGTAA
- a CDS encoding Bax inhibitor-1/YccA family protein: MNQPSTINYSAASKLETNKVLRNTYALLSMTLFTSAIAAFFAVVAGIGHLASIGMMVAAMVIVFFVLPKSINSSMGLVWTFVFTTLMGGSLGPILSHYLQFPQGGAIVMQALGMTGLIFFGLSGYVLTTKKDFSFMSGFLMAGLIVVVVSMLLNLFLQIPMFSLAISGAAVMLFSGFILYDTSNILNGTETNYIRATISMYLNVFNIFVNLLHILGFLNDD; encoded by the coding sequence ATGAATCAGCCGAGCACGATAAACTATAGCGCTGCATCGAAACTGGAAACAAATAAGGTATTGCGTAACACCTACGCCTTACTTTCGATGACCTTGTTTACCAGTGCCATTGCAGCATTCTTTGCAGTAGTAGCCGGAATTGGCCACTTAGCATCTATTGGTATGATGGTTGCCGCCATGGTAATCGTATTCTTCGTTCTACCTAAAAGCATTAACTCATCAATGGGTTTGGTTTGGACTTTTGTATTTACAACCTTAATGGGTGGCTCTCTAGGACCTATCCTTAGCCATTACCTGCAGTTCCCTCAAGGTGGTGCAATTGTAATGCAAGCCTTAGGCATGACCGGTCTTATTTTCTTCGGTTTGTCAGGCTATGTACTCACCACCAAAAAAGACTTCTCTTTTATGAGCGGCTTTTTAATGGCAGGTCTAATTGTGGTTGTAGTGAGCATGTTACTTAACTTGTTCTTACAAATACCAATGTTTAGCCTAGCTATTAGTGGTGCAGCAGTAATGCTGTTTTCTGGATTTATTCTTTATGATACCAGCAATATCCTAAACGGTACCGAAACCAACTATATTCGAGCAACTATCTCTATGTACTTGAATGTATTTAATATTTTCGTAAACTTATTACATATCTTAGGTTTCTTAAACGACGACTAA